In Silurus meridionalis isolate SWU-2019-XX chromosome 29, ASM1480568v1, whole genome shotgun sequence, one DNA window encodes the following:
- the LOC124381771 gene encoding LOW QUALITY PROTEIN: NACHT, LRR and PYD domains-containing protein 12-like (The sequence of the model RefSeq protein was modified relative to this genomic sequence to represent the inferred CDS: inserted 2 bases in 1 codon), which produces MHRPVLTTVNVTLSSKKGELQRRHSDCVSMKSDMSLDPPWNFRNGDSLSVHSKFKRKRSDSSEPSCVSMKSDMSIDPPWNFGNGDFLSVHSKLKIKRSDSPEPSCVSMKSDMSMDPSWNFGNGDCLSVHRCNPESAVVDEFQKRYKFNLKKKFQCINGVIVNQDNRMLLNEIYTELYITEGDSGDINKEHEVRLIEAASKRKTLEEPPIKCNDIFKSFPEEDKPIRTVLTKGVAGIGKTISVQKFILDWTEGEANQDIPFIFPLSFRELNLMKDQKLSLVKLLHVFSSETKEIEKSRMEKALFIFDGLDEYRFPLDFQNTETVCDVTESASVHVLLINLIIGNLLPSALIWITSRPAAADQIPSQCVHRVTEVRGFSDPQKEEYFRKRISDQNLASNIITHLKSLRSLYIMCHIPVFCWISASVLERMLGESESGEIPKTLTQMYTHFLIIQTNIIREKYLKMQESDEEMILKLGRLAFQQLMKGNLIFYEEDLRXSGIDVTEAAVYSGVCTQIFREEFGLHQSTVYCFVHLSIQEHLAALYVHLTFMKEKRNVLVENWSSKSEIPDYMMNDNTILDVHKSAVNQALNSETGHLDLFLRFLLGLSLETNQNLLHSLIKHTGSSPLSREETVQYIKEKISEDHHAERTINLFHCLNELGDNSLVEEIQQYLKSGKQRKLSSSQWSALVFVLLTSEHELEEFDLRKYTSEETIRNLVLVKVIPVIAASRKAIIQHVTLEEKSCKALASVLSCNSSNLRELDLSGSKLTNCLSEVLGNPHCKLETLRLNNCGFSEEGFAALTSALRSNPSHLRDLDLSFNKVGDLGVKYLSAILENPHCKLERLCLYGCGVSDKGCVALSSALRSNPSHLRDLNLSENKLGDSGVKFLSGIPHCKLERLWLSNCGFSEEGCAVLTSALRSNPSHLRELDLSQNKLGDSGVKCLSAVLENPHCKLEILKLHSCGVSDEGCVVLTSALRSNPSHLRDLNLSGNKLGDSGVKYLSAILKNPHCKLERLWLCKCGVSDDGCAVLTSVLRSNPSHLRDLNMSQNKLGDSGVKCLSALQENPHCKLKILK; this is translated from the exons ATGCACAGGCCTGTTTTGACCACAGTTAATGTAACCCTGTCCTCAAAGAAGGG TGAACTCCAGAGAAGGCACTCAGactgtgtctccatgaagagtgacATGTCTTTGGATCCTCCTTGGAACTTTAGAAATGGAGATTCCTTATCTGTGCACAG TAAATTTAAGAGAAAGAGATCAGACTCGTCAGAACCCAGCTGTGTGTCAATGAAAAGTGACATGTCTATAGATCCTCCTTGGAACTTTGGAAATGGAGATTTCTTATCTGTGCACAG TAAATTAAAGATAAAGAGATCAGACTCGCCAgaacccagctgtgtctccatgaagagtgacATGTCTATGGATCCTTCTTGGAACTTTGGAAATGGAGATTGCTTATCTGTGCACAG ATGCAACCCAGAATCTGCTGTTGTAGATGAATTCCAGAAAAGGTATAAATTTAATCTGAAGAAAAAGTTTCAGTGTATAAATGGCGTGATAGTAAACCAGGACAATCGAATGctcctgaatgagatctacacagagctctacatcacagaaggagacagtggagacataaataaagaacatgaggtgaGACTGATCGAAGCAGCATCCAAGAGGAAAACATTAGAGGAACCACCAATCAAATGCAATGACATCTTTAAGTCCTTTCCTGAAGAAGACAAACCCATCAGAACTGTACTGACGAAGGGAGTTGCTGGTATCGGAAAAACTATCTCTGTTCAGAAGTTCATCCTGGACTGGACTGAAGGAGAAGCAAACCAGGACATCCCCttcatatttccactttctttcagagagctgaatttgatgaagGACCAAAAACTGAGCCTGGTAAAGCTTCTTCATGTCTTTTcctcagaaacaaaagaaatagaaaagtcCAGAATGGAAAAGgctctgtttatttttgatGGATTGGACGAGTAtcgttttcctctggatttccagaacacagagacagtgtgtgatgtaactgaatcTGCATCAGTTCATGTGCTGCTAATAAACTTAATTATAGGAAatctgcttccctctgctctcatctggatcacctcccgtccagcagcagctgatcagATCCCCTCACAGTGTGTCCATCGAGTCACGGAGGTACGAGGATTCAGTGACCCACAGAAGGAggagtatttcaggaagagaatcagtgatcagaacctggccagtaacatcatcacacacctgaagtcattaagaagcctctacatcatgtgccacatcccagtgttctgctggatctcagcttctgttctagagagaatgttgggtgaatCAGAAAGTGGAGAGATTCCCAAAACTCTGACTcagatgtacacacacttcctcatcattcagacAAACATCATAAGAGAAAAGTACTTAAAGATGCAGGAGAGTGATGAAGAAATGATTCTCAAACTGGGACGACTGGCTTTTCAGCAGCTGATGAAAggaaacctgatcttctatgaggaagatCTGAG GAGTGGCattgatgtgacagaagcagcagtgtactcaggtgtgtgtacgcagatcttcagagaggagtttgggcttcaccagagtacagtgtactgctttgttcatctgagcattcaggaacatcttgcagctctgtatgtgcacctgaccttcatgaaggaaaagagaaatgtTCTTGTAGAGAACTGGTCCTCGAAATCAGAG ATCCCTGATTATATGATGAATGACAATACAATCTTAGATGTTCACAAGAGTGCTGTTAATCAGGCTTTAAACAGCGagactggacatctggatcttttccttCGGTTTCTTCTGGGACTCTCATTGGAGACCAATCAGAATCTCTtacattctttaataaaacacacaggaagtagcCCTCTGAGCAGGGAGGAAACAGTTCAGTACATCAAGGAGAAGATCAGTGAGGATCATCATGCAGAGAGAaccatcaatctgttccactgtctgaatgaactgggtgacaattctctagtggaggaaatccaACAGTACCTGAAATCTGGAAAACAAAGGAAACTCTCCTCTtcacagtggtctgctctggtgtttgtcTTACTGACATCCGAACATGAGCTGGAGGAATTTGACCTGAGAAAATATACCAGTGAAGAGACAATAAGAAATTTGGTCCTTGTAAAGGTGATACCTGTGattgcagcatccagaaaagcaat taTTCAGCATGTAACACTTGAAGAGAAAAGCTGCAAAGCTTTGGCCTCTGTGCTCAGTTGCAACTCATCCAATCTAAGAGAACTGGACCTGTCTGGGAGTAAACTAACAAACTGTCTTTCTGAAGTATTGgggaatcctcactgtaaactggagacactGAG GCTGAATAATTGTGGTTTCTCAGAAGAAGGCTTTgctgctctgacctcagctctgagatcaaacccctcacacctgagagattTGGATCTGTCCTttaataaagtaggagacttaGGAGTGAAGTATCTCTCTGCaatactggagaatcctcactgtaaactggagagaTTGTG TTTATATGGTTGCGGTGTCTCAGATAAAGGCTGTGTTGCTCTGagttcagctctgagatcaaacccctcacacctaaGAGACCTAAATCTGTCTGAGAATAAACTTGGTGACTCAGGAGTAAAGTTTCTCTCTGGTATACCTCATTGTAAACTGGAGAGACTGTG GTTGAGTAATTGTGGATTCTCAGAAGAAGGGTGTGCTGTTTTGAcatcagctctgagatcaaacccctcacacctgagagaactggatctgtcTCAGAATAAACTTGGAGATTCTGGAGTGAAGTGTCTTTCTGccgtactggagaatcctcactgtaaactagAGATTCTGAA GTTGCATAGTTGTGGTGtctcagatgaaggctgtgttGTTCtgacttcagctctgagatcaaacccctcacatcTGAGAGACCTGaatctgtctgggaataaattgggagactcaggagtgaagtatCTTTCTGCCATACTgaagaatcctcactgtaaactggagagaCTGTG GCTGTGTAAGTGTGGTGTATCAGATGATGGCTGTGCTGTTCTTACTTCAGtgctgagatcaaacccctcacacctgagagaccTGAATATGTCTCAGAATAAACttggagactcaggagtgaagtgtctttCTGCTCTAcaggagaatcctcactgtaaactgaaGATACTGAAGTAG
- the LOC124381770 gene encoding uncharacterized protein LOC124381770, producing the protein MSVVQINKTCDGLLNDKKYYYFVNSSKTDGCDHIWKAPNGTVLKYGDVLTLDNCVNGIRHITRCFEKTGEIKHIFNVFSTSPSTVVAPYESGNSTQTHDSDPNLLWLILIGLILILLVLGFIEWRWKVLTRLKDRCCQHTDKEPRMDSDNVNHDEHKNGGVVNGEAIPLKNVNNNVNPDVGKQEENINNVHHEEAQPLQIPADESRVS; encoded by the exons ATGTCAGTGGTGCAGATCAACAAGACGTGCGATGGACTTTTAAATGATAAGAAATACTACTACTTTGTGAATTCTTCAAAAACGGATGGCTGTGATCACATCTGGAAAGCACCG AATGGGACGGTGCTGAAATATGGAGACGTTCTGACTCTTGATAACTGTGTGAATGGAATTCGCCACATTACGAGATGCTTCGAAAAAACAGGCGAG ataaagcacatttttaatg TTTTCAGCACCTCACCTTCTACCGTTGTAGCTCCATATGAAA GCggaaactccacacagactcATGACTCTG ATCCAAACCTTCTATGGCTAATTCTTATCGGACTCATTCTGATTCTTCTTGTCCTGGGGTTTATTGAATGGAG GTGGAAAGTTTTGACGAGATTGAAGGATCGCTGCTGTCAACACACGGACAAGGAACCCCG CATGGACTCTGACAATGTGAACCATGATGAGCATAAGAATGGAGGGGTTGTGAACGGAGAGGCCATTCCGCTTAAAAACGTCAATAACAA TGTGAACCCTGACGTTGGGAAACAAGAGgagaatataaataatgttcatCATGAAGAGGCTCAGCCACTCCAAATACCTGC TGATGAATCCAGAGTATCCTAG